The candidate division KSB1 bacterium genome contains a region encoding:
- a CDS encoding flagellar basal body L-ring protein FlgH, with protein MKRITGLIFVLLVSALAQNGFAQSFNKYKNSSLYTDIKARRVGDIVTILIVESTSGSQQSNLKFSGKSSLKANGSLSGNLTSVLPLIGVSSSFENDQTDQAGTAQKDGLTGKLTAVVTEILPNGNLKIRGRRRLEVNGESYLLDVKGLVRPKDIASDNMVLSYNIANVEIAYKKDGFLRSRPGMIGRWSTWLMVMGLGAAAVLGISAAAN; from the coding sequence ATGAAAAGAATTACGGGATTAATTTTTGTTTTATTGGTCAGCGCTTTGGCGCAAAATGGATTTGCCCAATCTTTTAATAAGTATAAAAACAGTTCGCTTTACACCGATATCAAAGCCCGCAGGGTCGGCGATATCGTGACGATTCTGATCGTAGAATCAACCTCGGGTTCCCAACAGTCGAATCTTAAATTTTCCGGGAAATCTTCGTTAAAAGCTAACGGTAGTTTGAGCGGCAATCTCACCAGTGTTTTGCCTTTGATAGGCGTGTCTTCCAGCTTCGAGAACGACCAGACCGATCAGGCTGGCACGGCCCAAAAGGATGGACTCACCGGAAAATTGACAGCAGTCGTGACGGAAATTTTGCCGAACGGCAATCTGAAAATACGAGGCCGACGCCGTCTCGAAGTAAACGGCGAATCTTACTTGTTAGATGTAAAAGGACTGGTGCGGCCCAAAGATATCGCTTCGGACAATATGGTTCTATCTTATAATATAGCCAATGTAGAAATCGCTTATAAAAAAGATGGTTTTCTAAGAAGCAGGCCGGGCATGATAGGTCGCTGGTCGACCTGGCTCATGGTGATGGGACTCGGTGCGGCTGCGGTTTTGGGGATCTCGGCTGCGGCGAATTAG
- the flgA gene encoding flagellar basal body P-ring formation protein FlgA, with protein MPVNQGKSQILTTEQLKVTIEKYVLHKLQLSKDELLLEFPNLEKQNAAKIACDEIKILPSRKPVRKGLQFIKCGLYRNGQYLKTLNVNTRIRTFQNVIVSKTKLGRFTVVNSEDLQLARLETTSLTKKTFSSLKEISGLRTTRLIQTGDVITENLVETLPVIARGGGVDIRFKRGSLEITTPGVARQDGKIGDEIRVKCVGNKKSYTAKVIDAKTVLVNL; from the coding sequence TTGCCAGTTAATCAAGGCAAAAGCCAGATTCTGACCACAGAACAACTCAAGGTAACCATTGAAAAGTATGTCCTGCACAAACTACAATTGTCAAAAGACGAACTGCTTTTAGAGTTTCCCAATCTGGAAAAACAGAATGCCGCGAAAATCGCTTGTGATGAAATCAAAATTTTACCATCTCGCAAACCGGTCCGCAAAGGCCTTCAATTCATCAAGTGCGGATTGTATCGAAACGGCCAATACCTGAAAACGTTGAACGTGAACACTCGAATTAGAACATTTCAAAACGTTATAGTAAGTAAAACGAAGTTAGGACGATTTACCGTTGTAAATTCGGAGGACCTGCAATTAGCAAGGCTTGAAACAACCAGTCTTACCAAGAAAACGTTTTCTTCGCTGAAAGAGATAAGCGGATTGAGAACTACGAGACTTATTCAAACCGGCGATGTGATTACCGAAAATTTAGTTGAAACACTGCCGGTGATTGCGAGAGGAGGTGGAGTCGACATTCGTTTTAAACGAGGTTCGCTTGAAATTACCACCCCCGGCGTCGCCCGTCAGGACGGCAAAATCGGAGATGAAATCCGGGTCAAGTGTGTTGGAAACAAAAAGAGTTACACGGCAAAAGTCATAGATGCAAAGACGGTTTTAGTGAATCTTTAA
- the flgG gene encoding flagellar basal-body rod protein FlgG — MIRALRTASLGMFAQSLKLDNIANNLANISTTGFKKSSIEFQDLFYQTLRPAGVTDQLNTELPTELQIGHGNRPIGTVKNFMQGNVVRTDNNLDVALEGDGFFQIQKPDGTLAYTRDGNFRLSSDGQIVNVVGLILEPGIAVPQEALQINIGVDGTVSAIVSGATEPEELGQIELAKFINAGGLKNIGGNLFEATAASGDAILGTPGGEGFGQLLQGYLEESNVDVVKEMVDMIVAQRAFETNSKAIRTAEQMMEVASNLKR; from the coding sequence ATGATTAGAGCCTTACGAACTGCTTCATTAGGAATGTTTGCTCAAAGCTTAAAACTTGATAACATCGCTAATAATTTAGCGAACATCAGCACCACGGGTTTCAAAAAAAGCTCCATTGAATTTCAGGATCTCTTTTATCAAACCTTACGTCCGGCGGGTGTAACCGACCAATTGAATACCGAGCTTCCGACTGAGCTGCAAATCGGTCACGGTAACCGCCCAATTGGGACGGTAAAGAATTTCATGCAAGGCAATGTCGTTCGCACCGATAATAATTTAGATGTCGCTTTGGAGGGTGATGGCTTCTTTCAAATTCAGAAGCCGGACGGAACGTTGGCCTACACCCGGGACGGCAATTTTCGCTTGTCTTCCGATGGGCAAATCGTCAATGTTGTCGGTTTGATCCTGGAACCTGGAATCGCAGTGCCTCAGGAGGCCCTGCAAATTAACATCGGCGTTGACGGTACCGTTTCGGCCATCGTGAGCGGCGCTACCGAACCGGAGGAACTGGGACAAATTGAACTGGCAAAGTTTATCAATGCGGGCGGTCTGAAGAATATCGGCGGAAACCTGTTTGAAGCGACCGCTGCCTCAGGAGACGCTATTTTAGGAACCCCGGGCGGGGAAGGATTCGGTCAACTTCTTCAAGGTTATCTGGAAGAATCCAATGTGGACGTGGTTAAAGAGATGGTCGATATGATCGTCGCCCAGCGGGCTTTCGAGACCAACAGCAAGGCTATTCGAACCGCCGAGCAGATGATGGAAGTCGCCAGTAACTTGAAACGGTAA
- a CDS encoding flagellar hook-basal body protein — translation MLTRLILTGHAMTTQMAQLETITNNLANISTRGYKREELFVNALKKKVSELSGPDFAKNMTIPYAGSRIDFTQGALEGTNRPLDVAISGDGLFSVETLEGEAYTRDGRFTLNQEGLLITVDGLPVLGEGGPIEINLQENSAAEILINGSGEILIDGNVIDKLKIVSAQNPSDFSKIGSNLFQLKEGIEATPLENVELKQGFLENSNVDSVSEMVAMIDLMHQYEVGQKMIRSQDAILQKAANEIGRVG, via the coding sequence ATGTTAACAAGACTGATACTGACCGGCCATGCTATGACAACGCAAATGGCCCAATTGGAAACCATAACAAATAATCTGGCGAACATCAGTACCAGAGGATACAAACGCGAAGAGCTGTTCGTCAACGCGCTCAAGAAAAAAGTCAGCGAGCTTAGCGGACCGGACTTTGCAAAAAACATGACGATCCCATACGCTGGCTCTCGAATTGATTTTACCCAGGGTGCGCTGGAAGGTACCAACCGCCCCCTCGATGTTGCGATTTCTGGCGACGGACTCTTTTCCGTTGAAACGCTGGAAGGCGAAGCCTACACCCGCGACGGCCGTTTTACGCTTAATCAGGAAGGTCTGTTGATTACCGTTGATGGCCTTCCCGTTTTGGGAGAGGGCGGCCCGATTGAAATCAATTTGCAGGAGAATTCTGCTGCCGAAATTTTGATAAACGGATCCGGCGAAATTCTCATTGACGGCAACGTCATTGATAAATTGAAAATTGTGTCGGCCCAAAACCCATCAGATTTTTCCAAGATAGGGTCGAACTTGTTTCAACTGAAGGAAGGCATTGAGGCGACCCCTTTGGAGAATGTAGAGTTGAAACAGGGGTTTTTGGAAAACTCCAACGTCGACTCGGTTTCCGAAATGGTTGCCATGATCGACTTGATGCATCAATATGAAGTGGGTCAGAAAATGATCCGGTCGCAGGATGCCATTTTACAAAAAGCGGCCAACGAAATAGGACGGGTGGGCTAA
- a CDS encoding FliA/WhiG family RNA polymerase sigma factor, whose product MNNEDLVKEYLKSQNPRLREQVIVGFMPIVKYVIGRMNLAVRNKAELEDIHSSGIIGLIRALEDFDIKKNASFKTYATWRVRGYILDYLRKIDIVSRSDRAKLKEIERSISKLTFELNREPSNFEIADDVGMELKECHRVLEMAQINFSISLDQPHDVDGEEVRLSDAIPDKNSVSPFEQLNRKNILNSVKDAIYKLPERQRLIVLMYYHDEMTLLEIGKVLNLSESRISRLLGKAILTVRNELRRLTIIEPST is encoded by the coding sequence GTGAATAACGAGGACCTTGTTAAAGAGTATTTAAAATCTCAAAACCCGAGACTCCGTGAGCAGGTGATTGTCGGATTCATGCCGATTGTGAAATATGTAATCGGGCGCATGAATCTCGCCGTTCGAAATAAAGCCGAATTGGAAGACATTCACAGTTCTGGAATCATCGGCTTGATCCGTGCTTTGGAAGACTTCGACATTAAGAAAAACGCCAGTTTTAAAACCTACGCCACCTGGCGCGTTCGGGGTTATATTCTCGATTATCTCAGAAAAATTGATATTGTCAGCCGATCCGACCGCGCCAAATTGAAAGAGATTGAGCGCTCCATTTCAAAATTAACTTTTGAGTTGAACCGGGAACCGTCGAATTTCGAGATTGCCGATGATGTCGGCATGGAGCTGAAGGAGTGCCATCGCGTCCTGGAGATGGCACAAATTAATTTCAGCATTTCTCTCGATCAACCTCATGACGTGGATGGAGAAGAGGTCCGGCTCAGTGACGCCATCCCCGATAAAAATTCCGTGAGCCCCTTTGAACAATTAAACAGAAAAAATATACTCAATTCAGTAAAAGACGCCATTTACAAACTACCTGAGCGGCAAAGACTCATTGTCCTCATGTATTATCATGACGAAATGACACTCTTGGAAATTGGCAAAGTGCTTAATTTGTCCGAATCACGAATCAGCCGTCTTTTAGGAAAGGCAATTCTTACTGTCCGCAATGAGCTTCGCAGGCTGACCATCATCGAACCAAGTACATAA
- the flhF gene encoding flagellar biosynthesis protein FlhF produces MIKKFTAPTVKEAIQLAKEHFGDDAIILQTKKSDKESGEPGMFELTAMSDDNSPSVPAKPAEKKPAKMFYTPADLKPPQKSSPVKSETELMAELNQLKETLKDMSHYIRYSKMLLLPETLRFLVEEKGVDEDLASELVYKVSHKLDKSETDDQFRIKQELQIEIGKYFNTFNSTALPPNKPKLICLVGPTGVGKTTSIIKLATNPDYFGKQRVGLITIDTYRVAAAAQLKTFAALAKLPLEIVYEPAEFKQAVDKFKNQQVILVDTAGRSPLDSGHLEDLKRFLNLEMFDEIHLVLPASMRPDILVDSAKNFSTLPVNRLIISKIDETTRLGNILNVGKKIDLPISFFTNGQRVPDDIFLADKNQIANMIIN; encoded by the coding sequence ATGATTAAAAAATTTACAGCACCGACAGTTAAAGAAGCCATTCAATTGGCTAAAGAGCATTTCGGTGACGATGCAATTATTTTGCAGACAAAAAAATCAGACAAGGAATCGGGCGAACCCGGCATGTTTGAATTGACCGCCATGTCAGATGATAACTCGCCTTCTGTTCCGGCAAAGCCCGCAGAAAAAAAGCCGGCAAAAATGTTTTATACTCCGGCAGATTTAAAACCGCCGCAAAAAAGCAGTCCGGTTAAGTCTGAGACGGAGCTGATGGCGGAGCTAAACCAGCTTAAAGAAACCCTCAAAGATATGTCACATTACATCCGGTATTCAAAGATGTTGTTGCTGCCGGAGACGCTGCGTTTTCTGGTAGAGGAAAAAGGGGTGGATGAAGATCTGGCATCTGAATTGGTCTATAAAGTGTCACACAAGTTGGATAAATCAGAAACCGATGATCAGTTTAGAATCAAGCAGGAGTTGCAGATCGAAATTGGTAAATATTTTAATACTTTCAACAGTACTGCTTTGCCGCCCAATAAACCAAAGCTGATCTGCCTGGTTGGCCCCACCGGCGTGGGCAAGACCACTTCGATCATTAAATTGGCCACGAACCCAGATTACTTTGGCAAGCAAAGAGTCGGGCTGATTACGATCGATACTTATCGCGTTGCGGCCGCTGCCCAGTTGAAAACATTCGCGGCATTGGCCAAGTTACCTCTTGAGATTGTTTATGAGCCTGCAGAGTTCAAACAAGCAGTTGATAAATTTAAAAATCAGCAAGTAATTTTAGTTGACACCGCAGGGAGAAGCCCGTTAGATTCCGGCCATTTAGAGGACCTTAAACGTTTTTTAAACCTGGAAATGTTTGATGAAATCCATCTCGTTTTGCCCGCTTCCATGCGGCCGGATATTCTGGTGGATTCGGCGAAAAATTTTTCAACGCTTCCGGTCAACCGGTTGATTATTTCTAAAATTGATGAAACCACCCGGCTAGGTAATATTTTGAATGTCGGCAAAAAAATTGACCTGCCGATTTCATTTTTCACTAATGGACAAAGAGTTCCTGACGATATATTTTTAGCGGACAAAAATCAAATTGCTAATATGATTATAAATTAA
- the flhA gene encoding flagellar biosynthesis protein FlhA, protein MELIQNRTDIVLAISVVAIIMFMIIPLPSFMLDFLLAVNIACSLMILLVPMYAIKPLEFSVFPGVLLLVTLFRLSLNVASTRLILGEGYAGEVIEAFGGFVVGGNYVVGVVIFIILVVINFVVITKGSGRIAEVAARFTLDAMPGKQMAIDADLNTGIIDEKEARERRTEIRKEADFYGAMDGASKFVRGDAVAGILITVINIIGGLIIGMSQLNMSVTEALTTYTILTVGDGLVSQIPALLISTSAGLIVTRSTSEDNLAKTLSSQLFSKPRASYVAGGVLVTMGIIPGLPTLPFLVLGGVIVGIGYISKGFISESPEEESVEEELLPEPSEKEVIESYLHVDPLEIEIGYSLIPMIDVNQGGDLLDSITMIRKQIAQELGIVVPAIRIRDNVQLKASEYVIKIKGNQIASGEVMTGYYLALAPDGEDEALEGIKTVDPTYKMPAYWLNQEQKEKAELKGYAVVDASAVVSTHLMHVIKRDAYKILDRQAVQNLLDNFKEEHSAVVEELVPNLVTVGTIQNVLRNLLKENIPIRDLSTILEELADRIPLTKDPELLTEYVRVAVSEAITNLYKNEQSEIHAMTLDARLEEFLLKQTAGGKQPGANLGLSPDAMKELFKQVHDKKQELLLTGSKPLLITGPTIRRFVKKFFEPVIPELHVLSISELLPGIVVNTMGSIGLLSYD, encoded by the coding sequence ATTGAGTTAATTCAAAACCGGACCGATATCGTGCTGGCGATTTCGGTGGTGGCGATTATCATGTTTATGATTATTCCGCTACCCAGCTTTATGCTGGACTTTCTTCTGGCGGTTAACATCGCTTGCTCGTTGATGATTCTTTTGGTGCCAATGTACGCCATCAAGCCCCTCGAGTTTTCCGTCTTCCCGGGTGTTCTTTTATTGGTAACCCTATTTCGCCTTTCTCTGAACGTAGCCTCCACCCGCTTAATTTTAGGAGAAGGATACGCTGGTGAAGTCATCGAGGCGTTCGGAGGATTTGTCGTTGGCGGAAATTATGTTGTCGGGGTGGTCATTTTTATCATTTTGGTTGTGATCAACTTTGTGGTGATTACCAAAGGCTCGGGCAGAATTGCCGAGGTCGCGGCGAGGTTTACCTTGGACGCCATGCCCGGAAAACAGATGGCCATTGACGCGGATTTGAACACCGGCATCATCGATGAAAAAGAAGCTCGCGAGCGCAGAACTGAGATTAGAAAGGAAGCGGATTTTTACGGCGCCATGGATGGTGCCAGTAAATTCGTCCGCGGAGACGCGGTGGCTGGAATACTCATTACAGTAATCAACATCATCGGCGGATTGATCATTGGGATGTCGCAATTAAATATGAGTGTGACGGAAGCGCTCACAACTTACACGATCCTGACAGTTGGAGATGGCTTGGTTTCACAGATTCCCGCCCTGCTAATCTCGACTTCCGCCGGCCTGATTGTCACAAGGTCAACCTCAGAGGATAATCTGGCCAAAACTTTATCCAGTCAACTTTTTTCAAAACCACGAGCAAGTTATGTCGCCGGTGGCGTGTTGGTTACTATGGGAATTATCCCTGGATTGCCAACCCTGCCCTTTCTGGTATTGGGAGGGGTAATCGTTGGCATTGGCTATATTTCTAAAGGCTTCATATCAGAATCACCAGAGGAAGAAAGCGTTGAAGAAGAGCTGCTGCCCGAACCTTCGGAAAAGGAGGTTATCGAAAGCTATCTTCACGTTGATCCTCTTGAAATTGAAATCGGTTACAGTCTTATCCCAATGATCGATGTAAACCAGGGCGGCGATTTGCTCGACAGCATAACTATGATTCGCAAGCAGATTGCTCAAGAGCTCGGTATCGTCGTTCCGGCGATTCGCATCCGGGACAACGTGCAGCTGAAGGCCAGCGAATATGTCATTAAAATTAAAGGCAACCAGATCGCCTCCGGCGAAGTGATGACCGGATACTATCTGGCCTTGGCACCTGATGGCGAAGATGAGGCTCTGGAAGGTATTAAGACCGTTGACCCGACCTACAAAATGCCGGCGTATTGGCTGAATCAAGAGCAAAAAGAGAAGGCGGAACTTAAAGGATACGCCGTTGTCGATGCCTCCGCAGTTGTCTCCACCCATTTGATGCACGTCATAAAGCGAGATGCTTATAAAATTCTCGACCGCCAGGCCGTGCAAAATCTTCTCGATAATTTCAAAGAAGAACATTCAGCCGTGGTCGAAGAGTTGGTCCCGAATCTTGTGACCGTTGGAACCATTCAAAATGTTTTACGGAACTTGCTCAAAGAAAACATTCCAATCAGGGACTTGTCCACCATCCTTGAGGAATTAGCGGATCGCATCCCTTTGACAAAGGACCCTGAGCTGTTAACCGAGTACGTGCGAGTTGCGGTTTCCGAGGCCATCACGAATTTATATAAGAACGAGCAAAGTGAAATTCACGCCATGACTTTAGACGCCCGGCTGGAAGAGTTTCTTTTGAAGCAAACGGCAGGAGGCAAGCAGCCCGGAGCCAACCTGGGTCTTTCACCCGATGCCATGAAGGAACTCTTTAAACAGGTCCATGACAAAAAACAGGAACTGCTACTCACGGGCAGTAAACCGCTTCTCATAACCGGACCGACCATAAGACGGTTTGTCAAGAAATTTTTTGAGCCGGTGATTCCGGAATTGCACGTTTTATCGATTTCCGAATTATTACCGGGCATTGTTGTTAACACAATGGGCAGCATAGGACTATTGAGCTATGATTAA
- the flhB gene encoding flagellar biosynthesis protein FlhB has protein sequence MAEESFQEKTEDATPRRLQEARKEGNVAKSAEFNSVCILLFGLITLSFLGSQIFQQLISGFKIFYREIANMEITYGSIHYYFKLGFKSFFKLIAPLLGVLALVGIGVNLVQVGFLFTLKPLVPNFKKLNPLTGFKKFVSPKSFVELVKGILKLLIVGLIAYWTIMSQKERYLYLIYADVGEIVLFIASIVFQVAIRTIGALVVLALLDLFYQKWQYKKDMRMTKEQVKEEQKQAEGDPLVKSQIKSLQQSRSRQRMMNAVAEADVVITNPTRLAVALKYDLEEMTAPMILAKGARRLAKRIREIAQEHDIPIVENKPLAQSLYKIGEVGKEIPYDLFHAVAEVFAYVFQMKKRN, from the coding sequence ATGGCTGAAGAATCCTTTCAAGAAAAAACAGAAGACGCGACTCCGCGGCGCCTTCAGGAGGCGCGTAAAGAGGGAAATGTGGCGAAAAGTGCGGAGTTCAATTCCGTTTGTATTCTGCTTTTCGGCTTAATCACTCTTTCTTTTCTTGGCAGTCAAATTTTCCAGCAACTCATTTCCGGGTTTAAGATTTTCTATCGTGAAATCGCAAATATGGAGATTACCTATGGCAGTATTCACTATTATTTCAAACTTGGCTTTAAGTCATTTTTTAAATTGATAGCGCCATTACTGGGAGTTCTGGCTTTAGTGGGAATTGGCGTGAATTTGGTTCAGGTTGGGTTTTTGTTCACCTTAAAACCTCTGGTGCCGAATTTCAAGAAATTAAACCCACTGACCGGGTTTAAGAAGTTTGTCTCTCCCAAATCTTTTGTTGAGCTGGTAAAGGGGATACTGAAACTTTTAATTGTCGGCTTGATCGCCTACTGGACAATCATGTCCCAGAAAGAGCGCTATCTTTATTTGATTTATGCAGACGTTGGCGAAATCGTACTGTTTATTGCGTCGATTGTTTTTCAGGTAGCAATTAGAACCATTGGCGCATTGGTAGTACTCGCGCTTCTGGATTTGTTTTACCAGAAATGGCAATACAAAAAAGACATGCGTATGACCAAAGAACAAGTAAAGGAAGAACAAAAACAGGCCGAAGGTGATCCGCTGGTGAAGAGCCAGATTAAGAGCTTGCAGCAGAGCAGATCTCGCCAGCGTATGATGAATGCCGTGGCGGAAGCAGATGTGGTGATCACAAACCCGACCAGATTAGCCGTGGCGCTTAAATACGATTTGGAAGAGATGACCGCCCCGATGATTTTGGCTAAAGGAGCCCGCCGCCTGGCGAAAAGGATCAGGGAGATCGCGCAGGAACACGACATTCCAATTGTTGAAAATAAACCGTTGGCGCAATCGCTTTATAAAATTGGCGAAGTCGGTAAGGAAATTCCATACGATCTTTTCCATGCCGTGGCCGAAGTGTTTGCCTATGTTTTTCAGATGAAGAAAAGGAATTAA
- a CDS encoding HD domain-containing protein, with product MKIVELSQDVLGQKLGKNLYNANGNLLLRKGVEINPHYLDHFKKKGYKSIYLLNNDQEVTQTSSHLLSERLLCTSPFVLKRIFRNLMADNKKKASDAKYELIALTESIILNVSGQNQKVPKVLDLKTQEDYLYQHSINVAAYSVLIGEKLKYPRTKLFNLVLASLLHDFGMLFIDNEIVNKASRLEEIELEKVREHTTKGFRHLIGPCSFDGLSSVASVQHHERFDGSGYPRKIGGDDIHEYSRIITLIDFYDAWTSDRPHRRLHSIDQTLDFIESDESKTFDLKIVEAFLDIF from the coding sequence ATGAAAATCGTTGAATTATCCCAGGATGTATTAGGTCAAAAACTAGGAAAAAATCTCTATAACGCGAACGGCAATTTATTGCTGCGCAAAGGCGTTGAGATCAATCCTCATTATTTAGATCACTTTAAGAAAAAAGGATATAAAAGCATCTACCTGTTAAATAATGACCAGGAAGTGACTCAGACTTCCTCTCATCTTCTTTCCGAGCGTCTTCTATGTACTTCTCCTTTTGTTCTGAAAAGAATCTTTAGAAACCTGATGGCTGACAACAAGAAAAAGGCTTCGGATGCCAAGTATGAACTGATTGCATTGACCGAGTCAATCATATTAAATGTCAGTGGCCAGAATCAAAAAGTACCAAAAGTTCTGGACTTGAAGACACAGGAGGACTATCTGTATCAACATTCTATCAATGTTGCAGCGTATTCGGTTCTTATTGGCGAAAAGCTAAAATACCCAAGAACGAAATTATTTAATTTAGTATTGGCTTCGCTGCTTCACGACTTTGGCATGTTGTTCATCGACAACGAAATTGTAAATAAAGCTTCCAGATTAGAAGAAATTGAACTGGAAAAAGTCAGGGAGCATACCACCAAAGGTTTTCGTCATTTGATTGGTCCGTGCTCTTTTGACGGCTTGAGCAGCGTGGCTTCCGTGCAGCACCACGAACGGTTCGACGGCTCCGGATATCCCAGAAAAATCGGGGGAGATGACATTCACGAATATTCCCGCATTATTACTTTGATTGATTTTTATGACGCTTGGACTTCCGACCGCCCGCATCGGCGCCTGCACTCAATTGACCAAACCCTTGACTTTATCGAGAGTGATGAAAGCAAAACTTTTGATCTTAAAATAGTCGAGGCGTTTTTAGACATTTTTTGA
- a CDS encoding HD-GYP domain-containing protein, producing the protein MSLRVVTLNQDAIGKKLGQKLYNSKGGLLLGNGAVIKEFHFSHITQVGYKSIYVVDDVEDIMEINGHIISEKARALIPIELKNTFKKLMSPNKVTISEGKKDLSELADSLLRQVNHRLEAPLDILDLKREEDYFYQHAINVTAYAILIGQRMQYHQIKMFDLALSALLYDFGMQFIDPEILNKPGELDESEYEEVKKHTDLGFQHLSRKCFMKGIVSAVALQHHERYDGSGYPNGMSGEDIHEYSRIVAVCDFYDAYTSDRPHRQLHSIEDAVAYLMAQSNREFDPNVVRHFVQYFNM; encoded by the coding sequence ATGAGCCTGCGAGTTGTAACGCTAAATCAAGACGCAATTGGAAAGAAGTTGGGCCAAAAACTATATAACTCCAAAGGCGGATTGTTATTAGGAAACGGCGCGGTAATAAAGGAATTTCATTTTTCCCACATCACGCAAGTTGGATACAAAAGCATTTACGTCGTTGATGATGTTGAAGACATCATGGAGATCAACGGCCATATTATTTCTGAAAAAGCCCGCGCTCTAATCCCGATTGAGCTCAAAAATACTTTCAAGAAGTTAATGAGTCCCAATAAAGTTACAATTTCTGAGGGAAAAAAGGACCTTAGCGAGCTTGCGGATTCTTTGCTCAGACAAGTCAACCACAGGCTTGAAGCGCCATTGGATATTCTGGACTTGAAAAGAGAGGAAGATTATTTTTACCAGCATGCCATCAATGTGACGGCTTATGCCATTCTGATTGGACAAAGAATGCAGTATCACCAAATCAAGATGTTTGATTTGGCGTTATCGGCGCTGCTTTACGACTTCGGAATGCAATTTATCGATCCGGAAATCTTGAATAAACCAGGTGAGCTGGACGAGAGTGAATACGAGGAAGTTAAAAAACATACTGACCTGGGATTTCAGCATCTAAGCCGCAAATGTTTTATGAAAGGTATTGTCTCGGCGGTGGCTCTGCAGCATCATGAGCGTTATGATGGTTCAGGATATCCGAACGGTATGTCGGGTGAAGATATTCACGAATATTCCCGCATCGTTGCAGTGTGCGATTTCTACGATGCTTATACTTCAGATCGCCCGCACCGCCAATTGCACTCTATTGAAGATGCAGTCGCCTATTTGATGGCACAATCGAATAGAGAATTCGACCCGAATGTGGTGAGGCATTTTGTGCAGTATTTCAATATGTAA
- the fliR gene encoding flagellar biosynthetic protein FliR codes for MDFFNDILGLSEQQFMGFLLAFLRISALVTVAPIFGSQSVPVRVKVFLALFLTIVILPALRTEQDLSDLTLPLLLPMAAKEILVGLFLGFSAKLVFEAFQFGGRIISNQMGLGVAELIDPESGSQVSAIGNLFSLVAIVLFLNLNGHHLIISALYKSFEIAPITNHQWLRSAAKVKMLTMFNDIFRIGVKLAAPAMVTIFLLEISMAIMARIVPQMNIFFIGMPVKLGAGMFVIIMSLPIFYTFFEFVLSGWKQDLNQILEYL; via the coding sequence ATGGACTTTTTCAACGACATATTAGGGCTATCGGAACAGCAATTCATGGGCTTTTTGCTGGCCTTTTTACGCATATCCGCCCTTGTGACGGTGGCACCGATATTTGGCAGCCAGAGTGTGCCGGTTCGGGTTAAGGTGTTTTTAGCTCTGTTCTTAACCATTGTCATTTTGCCGGCCCTGAGAACCGAGCAGGATTTGTCGGACTTGACTTTGCCTCTATTACTTCCCATGGCGGCTAAGGAAATTTTGGTCGGTTTGTTTTTGGGGTTTAGCGCCAAATTGGTTTTTGAGGCGTTTCAATTTGGCGGCAGAATTATCAGCAACCAAATGGGACTGGGCGTTGCCGAGCTCATCGACCCGGAGAGCGGATCCCAGGTTTCGGCGATAGGTAATTTATTTTCACTGGTGGCGATCGTTTTGTTTTTGAATCTAAACGGCCATCACTTAATTATTTCAGCGCTCTATAAGAGTTTTGAAATTGCACCGATAACGAATCACCAGTGGCTAAGAAGCGCCGCAAAAGTAAAGATGTTGACGATGTTTAACGATATATTTAGAATAGGGGTTAAGTTAGCGGCCCCCGCGATGGTGACAATATTTTTACTGGAAATTAGTATGGCAATTATGGCGAGAATTGTACCTCAAATGAACATTTTTTTTATAGGTATGCCGGTGAAACTGGGAGCCGGGATGTTTGTTATTATCATGTCCCTGCCGATTTTTTACACCTTTTTTGAATTTGTGTTGTCCGGCTGGAAACAAGATCTGAATCAAATATTAGAGTATTTATAG